The following coding sequences are from one Chloroflexota bacterium window:
- a CDS encoding winged helix-turn-helix domain-containing protein, giving the protein MPLAFANWTFAPSASRSDEENERWWQECYLPNPVESVLSSQAHWRLITGSMGSGRSVVLDALERHARQTALVLRYASSAWPGAQNVIKKDGNHLSQIMSLASLALQKILGDAPDKLDSLSTTQREFLRWLIEKFTGRRAYSRWLDGMSDDHAQMMRDVLFEDIYHTDTETLDIQGQIEELLGVSRRLGLQQVLIFSDVEHVLSQTQMENLEHLVTWLELMHHPGLTLIAALPAHLCDDKLRARTRGRVAIVPLQWTEEQSIEIANRHIRVSTNGAIQTIGELMTQRMSKRLAEIVDEEFEEPVPSAWVGLAQVLLQFASQYSLPLDVLHFDEVKREYFRKCLQLRPDPVPTHRGVWRGPKFIPLDVQPFRFLQTLCQTPGKAFDLEDPQLNDVAGSKGNVHTLARRIRKVIEPDPKQPIYLQNRRDEGYWVDGVKDS; this is encoded by the coding sequence ATGCCGCTAGCATTTGCGAATTGGACTTTTGCGCCCAGCGCATCGCGGTCTGACGAAGAGAACGAGCGTTGGTGGCAGGAATGCTATCTGCCAAACCCGGTGGAGAGTGTTCTCTCTAGCCAAGCCCACTGGCGTCTGATCACCGGCAGTATGGGTAGTGGCAGGTCGGTTGTATTGGATGCCCTGGAGCGGCACGCGCGCCAAACCGCCCTTGTGTTGCGCTATGCTTCTTCGGCTTGGCCCGGCGCGCAGAACGTCATCAAGAAAGACGGCAACCATCTAAGTCAGATTATGTCACTTGCCTCGCTTGCCCTCCAGAAAATTCTTGGCGACGCGCCAGATAAACTAGACTCTCTTTCTACGACGCAACGCGAGTTTTTACGTTGGCTCATCGAAAAATTCACCGGCAGACGCGCGTACTCTCGCTGGCTGGATGGAATGTCGGACGATCACGCGCAGATGATGCGCGATGTTCTCTTTGAAGATATTTATCATACAGACACCGAGACGTTGGACATCCAGGGACAAATCGAGGAACTCCTCGGAGTGAGTCGCCGATTAGGTCTCCAGCAAGTCTTGATCTTTTCAGACGTGGAGCATGTGTTGTCGCAAACTCAGATGGAAAACCTGGAACATCTGGTCACTTGGCTAGAGCTGATGCACCACCCAGGGCTGACGCTGATCGCCGCATTACCAGCGCATTTGTGCGATGACAAACTCAGAGCCAGAACGCGCGGACGCGTCGCGATCGTTCCCCTGCAATGGACTGAGGAGCAGTCCATCGAGATCGCAAACCGGCATATCCGCGTTTCGACGAATGGAGCAATTCAAACGATTGGCGAATTGATGACCCAGCGCATGTCGAAACGCCTTGCCGAGATAGTGGATGAGGAATTTGAAGAACCCGTGCCGTCGGCTTGGGTCGGACTCGCGCAAGTACTGTTGCAATTCGCTTCCCAGTACTCCCTTCCCCTCGATGTGCTTCACTTCGACGAAGTGAAACGCGAGTATTTTCGAAAATGCTTGCAACTGCGTCCTGATCCGGTACCAACTCACCGCGGCGTCTGGCGTGGTCCCAAGTTCATCCCGCTCGATGTGCAACCATTCAGATTTCTTCAGACCTTGTGTCAAACTCCGGGCAAAGCATTCGATTTGGAAGATCCGCAACTCAATGATGTTGCCGGTTCAAAGGGCAATGTCCACACGCTCGCACGAAGAATAAGGAAAGTGATCGAACCCGATCCTAAACAGCCGATCTATCTTCAAAATCGTAGGGATGAGGGCTACTGGGTAGATGGCGTCAAAGACTCATGA
- a CDS encoding SWIM zinc finger family protein, which yields MGYWGWYPKSKPRRQANGIKAQSGRQFGKTWWASKWLTALERLVDSGRLARGRSYARSGQVLNLDIKPGRVDSRVQGSMPKPYQVQVAIKPLSDKDWNRVADAMAEQAIFAAKLLSGEMPQNIEEAFASAKVNLFPASKGDLETECSCPDWSNPCKHIAAVYYLLGEQFDADPFLLFRLRGKSKDEIIAMLRARRSAPEPESESAQETTRKPRVPVEPVIPLEKYLDRFWEAEQDLADFQVRIEAPTVDAAPVKRLGAPGFWRDSKVDFIVLFARAYRGLSEVSLHAAMGEQDTER from the coding sequence ATGGGCTACTGGGGCTGGTATCCAAAATCGAAACCGCGCCGGCAGGCAAATGGGATCAAGGCGCAAAGCGGTAGACAATTCGGCAAGACCTGGTGGGCGAGCAAGTGGCTCACCGCGCTCGAACGTCTGGTGGACTCGGGACGCTTGGCGCGCGGCAGATCGTACGCGCGCAGTGGACAAGTGTTGAATCTCGACATCAAGCCAGGTCGCGTGGACTCGCGCGTGCAGGGCAGTATGCCCAAGCCGTATCAAGTGCAAGTCGCCATCAAGCCGCTGTCGGACAAGGACTGGAATCGCGTCGCCGATGCAATGGCAGAGCAAGCGATCTTTGCCGCGAAACTTTTATCCGGCGAGATGCCGCAGAATATTGAAGAAGCATTTGCATCGGCGAAGGTGAATTTGTTTCCCGCGTCGAAAGGCGATTTGGAAACCGAGTGCTCGTGCCCCGATTGGTCAAATCCCTGCAAGCATATCGCGGCAGTGTACTATCTGCTCGGCGAGCAATTCGATGCCGACCCGTTTTTGCTCTTCCGACTGCGTGGCAAAAGCAAGGATGAAATCATCGCGATGCTGCGTGCGCGCCGCTCCGCGCCCGAACCCGAAAGCGAGTCGGCGCAAGAAACGACGCGCAAACCGCGCGTCCCAGTCGAGCCGGTGATTCCGCTCGAAAAATATCTCGACCGATTCTGGGAGGCGGAGCAAGACCTCGCCGATTTCCAGGTTCGCATCGAAGCGCCCACCGTAGATGCGGCACCCGTCAAGCGATTGGGCGCGCCGGGGTTTTGGCGCGACAGCAAGGTGGATTTCATCGTGCTGTTCGCGCGCGCGTATCGCGGATTAAGTGAAGTCAGTTTGCACGCGGCGATGGGAGAGCAGGATACGGAGCGTTGA